Proteins from one Leptospira wolffii serovar Khorat str. Khorat-H2 genomic window:
- a CDS encoding histidine triad nucleotide-binding protein, which translates to MNETNCLFCKIIRKEIPAKIAFEDENILSFHDVSPQAPVHVLVIPKKHIVALNEVDSSDKALLGEILYRVSDLAKSLGLDKNGFRVVNNAGKLGGQTVFHLHFHLLGERQMTWPPG; encoded by the coding sequence ATGAACGAAACGAACTGTTTATTCTGTAAGATCATTCGCAAGGAAATTCCCGCGAAGATCGCTTTCGAAGACGAAAATATATTATCTTTTCATGATGTTTCTCCCCAGGCCCCCGTGCATGTGCTCGTAATCCCGAAAAAGCATATCGTCGCCCTAAACGAGGTCGATTCTTCCGACAAGGCCTTATTGGGAGAGATCCTGTATCGCGTCTCGGATCTAGCCAAGAGTTTAGGATTGGACAAGAACGGATTCCGAGTGGTGAATAATGCGGGGAAACTAGGAGGACAGACTGTCTTCCATCTGCATTTCCATCTTTTAGGCGAAAGACAAATGACCTGGCCGCCGGGCTAA